A genomic region of Chlorobaculum parvum NCIB 8327 contains the following coding sequences:
- the recQ gene encoding DNA helicase RecQ — MESHTPSLQTSPLNDALHRIFGFHSFRPNQEEIVRALMGGRDVFAVMPTGGGKSLCYQLPAVLMPGTALVVSPLISLMKDQVDAARLNGIKAAFLNSSLDFTDQSAVLRSLQSGDLDLLYVAPERFALDQFRELLAGCCISIAVIDEAHCISEWGHDFRPDYLSLSSLVELLPDVPVAAFTATATQKVQRDIVSKLGLRDPFVLRASFDRPNLTYEVRFKEAGESQLVSLLNEFSGQSGIIYRTSRKSVNDTAAMLQKRGIRALPYHAGLADRERHDNQEAFIRDEVDVIVATVAFGMGIDKSNVRFVIHADLPKSIESYYQETGRAGRDGENSRCIMLFSHADIPKVRFFIDAMLDEDERRRALDALSKVVAFASSTVCRRRMLLEHFDEELPGDNCGSCDVCQGLHEVTDCTVEAQMVLSTIVRTDSRFGATHLVDILLGSKNQKILEFGHDRLKVYGIGKGHDKKFWRRLIDDLMARKALGRSEGLYPVPYLLEGGVRILKGEEKVEMVRIKAKKGKSAAAKRGGLDALSEAEKQLFEQLRTLRKKLADEQDIPPYMVFSDKTLVELSVVKPTTRDEMLAVSGIGEVKLERYAEPFLEVIGEFTGG, encoded by the coding sequence ATGGAAAGCCATACTCCATCCTTACAAACGTCTCCACTTAACGATGCCTTGCACCGGATTTTCGGTTTTCACTCGTTTCGTCCAAACCAGGAAGAGATTGTCCGCGCGCTGATGGGTGGGCGGGACGTGTTCGCCGTCATGCCGACTGGCGGTGGCAAGTCGCTTTGCTACCAGCTTCCCGCAGTGCTGATGCCCGGCACCGCGCTGGTCGTCAGCCCGCTGATCTCACTCATGAAAGATCAGGTCGATGCAGCCCGCTTGAACGGCATTAAGGCAGCGTTCCTGAACAGCTCGCTCGATTTCACGGATCAGTCCGCCGTGCTCCGCTCGCTCCAGTCCGGTGATCTCGACCTGCTCTACGTCGCGCCGGAACGCTTCGCGCTCGACCAGTTCCGCGAGCTGCTCGCGGGTTGCTGCATCAGCATCGCGGTGATCGACGAGGCACACTGCATCTCCGAATGGGGCCACGATTTTCGGCCCGACTACCTTTCGCTCTCCTCGCTGGTCGAGCTGCTGCCCGACGTACCGGTCGCGGCCTTCACAGCCACCGCCACGCAGAAGGTGCAGCGTGACATTGTCAGCAAGCTCGGACTGCGCGATCCGTTCGTGCTGCGCGCCTCGTTCGACCGCCCGAACCTCACCTACGAAGTGCGCTTCAAGGAGGCGGGCGAGAGCCAGCTCGTGTCGCTCCTGAATGAGTTTTCAGGCCAGTCGGGCATCATCTACCGCACCAGCCGCAAGAGCGTCAACGACACGGCGGCCATGTTGCAAAAGCGTGGCATTCGCGCCCTGCCGTACCACGCGGGCCTCGCCGACCGCGAGCGGCACGACAACCAGGAGGCGTTCATTCGCGACGAAGTTGACGTCATCGTGGCCACGGTGGCCTTCGGCATGGGCATCGACAAATCGAATGTGCGCTTTGTCATCCACGCCGACCTGCCGAAAAGCATCGAGAGTTACTATCAGGAGACCGGACGCGCTGGGCGCGACGGCGAAAATTCCCGCTGCATCATGCTCTTTTCGCACGCCGACATTCCGAAAGTGCGCTTTTTCATCGACGCGATGCTCGACGAAGACGAACGTCGCCGGGCGCTCGACGCGCTCTCGAAGGTGGTGGCGTTCGCCTCCTCCACGGTGTGCCGCCGCCGGATGCTGCTCGAACACTTCGACGAAGAGCTGCCGGGCGACAACTGCGGTTCGTGCGACGTCTGTCAGGGCTTGCACGAAGTGACCGACTGCACGGTCGAAGCGCAGATGGTGCTCTCCACCATCGTCCGCACCGACTCGCGCTTCGGCGCGACGCACCTGGTCGATATTCTGCTCGGCAGCAAGAACCAGAAAATTCTGGAGTTCGGCCACGATCGCCTCAAGGTCTATGGCATCGGCAAAGGCCACGACAAGAAGTTCTGGCGACGCCTCATCGACGACCTCATGGCTCGTAAAGCCCTCGGTCGCTCCGAAGGCCTCTACCCGGTACCCTACCTGCTCGAAGGCGGAGTAAGGATTCTCAAGGGCGAGGAAAAGGTCGAGATGGTCAGGATCAAGGCGAAAAAGGGCAAATCCGCAGCAGCCAAACGCGGCGGCCTCGACGCGCTATCGGAAGCCGAAAAGCAGCTCTTCGAACAACTCCGGACGCTTCGCAAAAAGCTCGCCGACGAGCAGGATATTCCACCGTACATGGTGTTTTCGGATAAGACTCTCGTCGAACTGAGTGTTGTCAAACCCACGACCCGCGACGAAATGCTCGCAGTATCGGGGATTGGCGAAGTGAAGCTGGAGCGGTATGCGGAGCCTTTTTTGGAAGTGATTGGGGAGTTTACGGGCGGGTGA
- a CDS encoding DUF4238 domain-containing protein: MKKRKQHYVWRHYLKPWATDDKVFCLRENNVFQSNLMGIANERDFYRLKELSQADIDFIEKIAIDPSPAFLQKLHKDLIKQFNFIFELRNFVQDQGITNPDISERIEEAVNNLEEDFHDRIEDSVIGYLKSILSGDTKFLETDEGFMNFIYFLCVQYMRTKKIKKSVLANVNPPKHINLEKIWNILSHIYATNMGWSLYADRSSLQFVLLENQSSTQFVTGDQPVINTYGTGDPKKPPQRLEFYYPISPFIALLLVDQKNNVEEKRRTIGHAQVMAYNEYIVRNSHEQLYAATRESLEMYVHL, from the coding sequence ATGAAGAAAAGAAAGCAGCATTATGTTTGGCGCCATTATTTGAAGCCTTGGGCTACGGATGACAAAGTATTTTGCCTAAGAGAAAATAATGTATTCCAGTCGAACTTAATGGGGATTGCTAATGAGAGAGACTTCTATAGACTGAAAGAACTAAGCCAAGCCGACATCGATTTCATAGAAAAAATCGCGATTGATCCTTCGCCAGCATTCCTTCAAAAGCTACACAAGGACTTGATCAAGCAATTCAACTTTATATTTGAGTTAAGGAACTTCGTTCAAGACCAAGGGATTACTAATCCAGACATAAGTGAAAGAATTGAAGAAGCAGTAAATAACCTTGAAGAGGATTTTCATGATAGAATTGAGGACAGTGTTATCGGATATCTGAAATCTATTCTCTCCGGCGATACAAAATTTCTCGAAACAGACGAAGGGTTTATGAATTTCATATATTTTCTTTGCGTTCAATACATGAGGACAAAGAAAATAAAGAAAAGTGTTCTCGCTAACGTAAATCCTCCAAAACATATCAATCTTGAAAAGATATGGAACATCCTAAGCCATATTTATGCGACTAATATGGGCTGGAGTCTTTACGCCGATAGAAGCAGCCTCCAGTTTGTATTGCTCGAAAACCAATCATCGACGCAATTTGTTACGGGTGATCAGCCTGTGATTAACACATATGGTACGGGTGATCCCAAGAAGCCTCCGCAACGATTGGAATTTTATTACCCTATTTCTCCATTTATTGCTTTGCTATTGGTTGATCAGAAGAATAATGTAGAAGAAAAGAGACGGACGATAGGCCATGCTCAGGTGATGGCTTATAATGAATACATAGTAAGGAATAGTCATGAGCAGCTATATGCAGCTACCAGAGAATCGTTGGAGATGTATGTGCATTTATAA
- a CDS encoding HesA/MoeB/ThiF family protein, with protein MSLSDEQRQRYARHLALPEIGEAGQEKLLGSKVLVIGAGGLGSPAAFYLAAAGIGTIGIMDGDTVDLSNLQRQILHTTNSVGQRKTDSARERIAALDPAITVECHPFRLSEDNAPEILKGYDFIIDATDSFSSKHRICRACHAAMKPWSHAGISDFHGQTMTIIPGKTACFHCLFDENEMTTDEAPRGPLGALPGVIGSIQAIEAIKCLLGIGDLLTDALLTFDALAMNFRKVTVRRDAGCGICG; from the coding sequence GTGAGCCTCAGCGACGAGCAGCGTCAGCGCTACGCCCGGCACCTCGCCCTGCCGGAAATCGGCGAGGCAGGGCAGGAAAAGCTGCTCGGCTCGAAGGTGCTCGTCATCGGCGCGGGCGGCCTCGGCTCCCCCGCCGCCTTCTACCTCGCGGCGGCAGGCATCGGCACGATTGGAATTATGGACGGCGACACGGTCGATCTGTCCAACCTCCAGCGCCAGATTCTGCACACCACAAACTCGGTCGGCCAACGCAAAACCGACTCGGCACGCGAGAGAATCGCCGCGCTCGATCCCGCCATCACCGTCGAGTGCCACCCTTTCCGGTTGAGCGAAGACAACGCTCCGGAAATCCTCAAAGGCTACGACTTCATCATCGACGCCACCGACTCGTTCAGCTCAAAACACCGCATCTGTCGCGCCTGCCACGCAGCGATGAAACCCTGGTCACACGCAGGAATCTCCGACTTCCACGGCCAAACCATGACCATCATCCCCGGAAAAACCGCCTGCTTCCACTGCCTGTTCGACGAGAATGAAATGACTACCGATGAAGCCCCACGAGGCCCCCTCGGAGCACTCCCCGGCGTCATCGGCTCGATTCAGGCCATCGAAGCAATCAAATGCTTGCTCGGCATCGGTGATTTGCTAACGGATGCGCTGCTGACGTTTGACGCTCTGGCGATGAACTTTCGGAAAGTGACGGTACGGCGAGATGCTGGATGTGGGATTTGCGGGTGA
- the thiH gene encoding 2-iminoacetate synthase ThiH, with protein MNALPAWLTDSRLSEDIEPLLRQTDDESLERLAAEAQAVTLRRFGRIISLYAPLYLSNFCSSGCVYCGFASDRTSPRRKLEFDEIERELRAMKKIGIGDVLLLTGERTNAAGFDYLRRSVELTARIMPRVAIEAFPMSVAEYRALAECGCTGLTIYQETYDPENYAKLHRWGPKQDFLERLETPERAITGGIRSVGIGALLGLSEPIGEALAVARHARHLCRTYWKAGVSVSFPRIRPQEGSFQPAYVVNDRFLARMIMAFRTAMPDIDLVLSTRESSNFRDGMAGLGITRMSIASRTTVGGYVEAETAGASQFEVSDDRSAEEFCAALRAKNLEPVFKNWDAAYNNPLPEKERA; from the coding sequence GAGTCGCTCGAACGGCTCGCCGCCGAAGCGCAGGCGGTGACGCTGCGCCGGTTCGGGCGCATCATTTCGCTCTACGCGCCGCTCTACCTCTCCAACTTTTGTTCGAGCGGCTGCGTCTATTGCGGCTTCGCGTCGGACAGAACCTCGCCGCGCCGCAAGCTCGAATTCGACGAGATCGAACGCGAGCTGCGGGCGATGAAAAAGATCGGCATCGGCGACGTGCTGCTGCTCACCGGCGAGCGCACCAACGCGGCGGGCTTCGACTACCTGCGCCGCTCGGTCGAACTTACAGCCCGCATCATGCCGCGTGTAGCCATCGAAGCGTTCCCGATGAGCGTTGCCGAGTACCGGGCTCTCGCCGAGTGCGGCTGCACCGGCCTGACGATCTATCAGGAGACCTACGATCCGGAGAACTACGCAAAGCTGCACCGCTGGGGGCCAAAGCAGGACTTCCTCGAACGGCTCGAAACCCCGGAACGCGCCATCACCGGCGGCATCCGGAGCGTCGGCATCGGTGCGCTGCTCGGCCTCTCCGAGCCGATCGGCGAAGCGCTCGCCGTCGCGCGTCATGCTCGGCACCTCTGCCGCACCTACTGGAAAGCAGGCGTCTCGGTCTCGTTCCCGCGCATCCGCCCGCAGGAGGGCAGCTTCCAGCCGGCATACGTGGTGAATGACCGCTTTCTGGCGAGGATGATTATGGCCTTCCGCACGGCGATGCCGGACATCGATCTGGTGCTCTCGACGCGCGAAAGTTCGAATTTTCGGGACGGCATGGCTGGCCTCGGCATCACCCGCATGAGCATCGCCAGCCGCACCACCGTTGGTGGCTACGTCGAGGCGGAGACAGCCGGAGCAAGCCAGTTCGAGGTGAGCGACGACCGCAGCGCCGAGGAGTTCTGCGCCGCGCTTCGCGCCAAAAATCTTGAACCGGTGTTCAAAAACTGGGACGCGGCTTACAACAACCCGCTGCCCGAAAAGGAGAGGGCGTGA